The Hevea brasiliensis isolate MT/VB/25A 57/8 chromosome 1, ASM3005281v1, whole genome shotgun sequence genome has a window encoding:
- the LOC110649340 gene encoding NADP-dependent D-sorbitol-6-phosphate dehydrogenase: MAITLNSGFKIPIIGLGVWRMEGKEITDLIINAIKIGYRHFDCAADYQNEAEVGEALAEAFRTGLVKREDLFITTKLWNSDHGHVIEACKDSLKKLQLDYLDLYLVHFPIATKHTGVGTTDSALDEDGVLDINTTVSLETTWHAMEDLVSMGLVRSIGISNYDIFLTRDCLAYSKVKPAVNQIETHPYFQRDSLVKFCQKHGLCVTAHTPLGGAAANTEWFGSVSCLDDPVLKGLAEKYKKTVAQIVLRWGVQRNTVVIPKSSKIERLKENFEVFDFELSKEDMDLIKSVDKSYRTNQPAKFWGINLFA, translated from the exons ATGGCTATCACACTCAACAGCGGATTCAAAATACCCATAATCGGTCTGGGTGTATGGCGTATGGAAGGGAAAGAGATTACAGACCTCATCATTAATGCCATCAAGATTGGTTATCGCCATTTTGACTGTGCTG CTGATTACCAGAATGAAGCAGAAGTAGGGGAAGCACTTGCTGAAGCTTTTCGGACTGGGCTTGTCAAGAGGGAGGACCTTTTCATTACAACCAAG CTGTGGAATTCAGACCATGGACATGTTATTGAGGCCTGCAAAGATAGTTTAAAAAAGCTTCAGCTTGATTATCTGGATCTCTATCTTGTTCACTTCCCCATTGCCACAAAGCATACTG GAGTGGGTACAACTGACAGTGCCTTAGACGAGGATGGAGTGCTGGATATAAACACAACTGTATCGTTGGAAACTACCTGGCATGCTATGGAAGATTTAGTTTCCATGGGTTTAGTCCGTAGCATTGGAATCAG CAACTATGACATCTTTCTTACTAGAGATTGCTTAGCCTACTCAAAAGTGAAGCCTGCCGTGAATCAAATAGAAACACACCCATACTTCCAGCGTGATTCTCTTGTCAAGTTTTGTCAGAAGCATGGACTCTGCGTTACGGCTCACACGCCTCTTGGAGGTGCTGCAGCTAATACTGAATGGTTTGGTTCTGTATCATGTCTGGATGATCCTGTTCTCAAA GGTTTGGCCGAGAAATACAAGAAAACTGTGGCTCAAATTGTTCTGCGATGGGGCGTCCAGCGAAACACAGTGGTCATCCCCAAGTCATCAAAAATTGAGAGACTGAAGGAGAATTTTGAAGTATTTGACTTCGAGTTGAGCAAAGAGGACATGGACCTGATCAAAAGTGTGGACAAGAGCTACCGGACCAACCAGCCTGCCAAGTTTTGGGGAATAAATCTGTTTGCTTAA